CGTCACCGATCGCGACGATCGGCTCACCTGCCGCTTCGAGCAGCGATTCCGCGTCAGTAAAGAGCGGGCCCAGCGGCTCCGCGAAGTGATGACGCTTTGCGGCCGGCAACCGGGCCACGACGGTCGGCACGGTTAGCGGACTTTCAGCGCGTACTCGCCTTCCTCGGTCACTTCCATCTTCTCGGCGATTTCGCTTTGCTCGGGGTGGGTGATGACCACGTAGCCCGCCCAATCCTCGGTGAGACTGGAGGAGCCACAGTGGGGGCAGGCGTTCTGGTCGGCCGAGACGATGTGGTGACACTCCCGGCACGCCAGCCGTTTCGAGGCCATCTACTCGCCCTCCGCGGCGGCCTCTTCTTTTTGTCGGGCCTCGCGGAGCCAGCCGTGCTTGCCGAGGCCGGGCTGTTTCGCGGTGAGGCCGATCTTGGACTCCCGCGGGTTGCGCTCGTCGATCGATTTGGTGACGATGCG
This region of Halodesulfurarchaeum sp. HSR-GB genomic DNA includes:
- the spt4 gene encoding transcription elongation factor subunit Spt4 translates to MASKRLACRECHHIVSADQNACPHCGSSSLTEDWAGYVVITHPEQSEIAEKMEVTEEGEYALKVR